One Ignisphaera sp. DNA window includes the following coding sequences:
- a CDS encoding cob(I)yrinic acid a,c-diamide adenosyltransferase translates to MVFKYAHRGDDGYTDVIGQRISKDSPVIEFIGELDELVSLMGVVKAYLSESKVLDIVDLLDRIQRKLMFIAGYVASMGRMASPIDDNDLASIEKLINDFSNRVVLPSKFVVPGSSLSSALIHFLRAVCRRVERRAVKLLRDGMLDKTTYMYLNRLSDLLYMLGLYINVVSNVKEDLL, encoded by the coding sequence ATGGTTTTTAAATATGCTCACAGAGGAGATGATGGCTATACAGATGTTATTGGTCAGCGTATTTCCAAGGACTCGCCGGTGATAGAATTCATAGGTGAACTAGATGAGCTTGTTTCATTAATGGGTGTGGTAAAGGCATATTTGAGTGAATCCAAAGTTCTTGATATAGTTGATTTGCTGGATAGGATCCAGAGAAAGCTCATGTTTATAGCAGGTTATGTGGCTTCTATGGGCAGAATGGCTTCTCCGATAGATGATAATGATTTAGCCTCGATTGAGAAGCTGATAAACGATTTTTCCAATAGGGTTGTTCTTCCATCAAAATTTGTTGTTCCAGGTTCGTCTCTTAGCTCAGCGCTTATACATTTTCTAAGGGCTGTTTGCAGAAGGGTTGAGCGCAGAGCTGTTAAACTACTTAGAGATGGGATGCTCGATAAAACAACGTATATGTATCTAAATAGATTATCAGATCTACTCTATATGCTAGGACTTTACATAAATGTTGTCAGCAATGTGAAAGAGGATCTACTATAA
- a CDS encoding geranylgeranylglycerol-phosphate geranylgeranyltransferase → MNLKSIKAWLSIIRIGNSIALGIAATVGYIVGGGTNVYEAAKTFLTAFFIGGGGNIINDYFDREVDAINKPWRPIPSGLIKPFEAYVAALTFFLIGFAIALSSSYFSGIVALLAIVLVYLYSYNLKRVLLAGNISIAFLTALSIVYGSLFSSVNIHVVLAATYAFLFNLGREFLKGIEDVEGDKRFGIKTLATAYGVAVAFKASALIYGILLAVSLLPIAILSYSIVYTLLALIVDAIIIYSILNAKTLKSADALKSTRILKIAAFAGLFAFLFHNI, encoded by the coding sequence ATGAATCTCAAGAGCATTAAGGCATGGTTAAGCATAATAAGAATTGGAAACAGCATAGCGCTTGGAATAGCTGCTACTGTGGGCTACATTGTTGGCGGAGGCACGAATGTCTATGAAGCTGCCAAGACATTTCTCACAGCGTTTTTCATTGGTGGCGGAGGTAATATAATAAATGATTACTTTGATAGAGAGGTTGACGCTATTAATAAACCTTGGAGACCAATACCATCTGGATTAATAAAGCCTTTTGAGGCATATGTAGCCGCATTAACGTTTTTCTTAATAGGTTTTGCCATAGCACTATCATCTTCATATTTCTCAGGAATTGTGGCTCTTCTTGCAATAGTACTTGTTTACCTCTATTCCTATAATCTCAAACGTGTTCTTCTGGCAGGCAACATATCGATCGCATTTTTAACTGCATTAAGCATAGTATATGGCTCTCTATTCAGCTCTGTAAATATCCATGTTGTTCTAGCAGCCACCTACGCCTTCTTGTTCAACTTGGGCAGAGAGTTTCTAAAGGGTATAGAAGATGTTGAGGGAGATAAAAGATTTGGTATAAAGACCTTGGCAACCGCATATGGAGTTGCAGTAGCCTTCAAAGCCTCGGCACTGATCTACGGCATTCTGCTTGCTGTAAGCTTGCTACCCATAGCCATACTCAGTTACAGCATTGTATACACGTTACTAGCGCTCATTGTCGATGCTATTATCATATATTCAATTCTAAATGCAAAAACTCTTAAATCTGCTGATGCACTAAAATCAACCCGCATTCTAAAGATTGCTGCTTTTGCTGGACTTTTTGCATTTCTTTTTCACAACATATAG